The Eleutherodactylus coqui strain aEleCoq1 chromosome 6, aEleCoq1.hap1, whole genome shotgun sequence genome window below encodes:
- the LOC136631359 gene encoding free fatty acid receptor 2-like, giving the protein MTPAVEEKYMYLTIYIITIATGFPANLLALHALIRKLRIKATPNAILLFNLTISDLSFLIFLPFKVTEVFQGQWLMPSFLCPLSGLFYFSTIYSSTLFLTTVSVERYLGVAFPLKYKLYRKPSYAVVISGFLWVLSFAHCSIVYITEYHHTSDVNSSKLVCYDNFTEKQLEVLLPFRLELGLVLFCLPFLITCFCYGSFIKILVSSPHIHKDKKQRAIGLVLTTLCVFAICFAPYNASHVVGFIQKRNLKWREEALLLSTFNASLDPIIFYFSSTAVQHSCKCCLMKLNICHPSPALHAIMDKQSMKLSQLQDLDSQIYSSKF; this is encoded by the coding sequence ATGACACCAGCAGTGGAAGAGAAATACATGTACTtaactatatatattataacaaTTGCTACAGGATTTCCTGCAAACCTCCTTGCCCTTCATGCGTTGATTCGAAAGCTACGCATCAAAGCTACTCCCAATGCCATCCTACTTTTCAACCTGACTATATCTGATTTATCATTCTTGATATTTCTCCCTTTCAAAGTCACAGAGGTCTTTCAAGGCCAGTGGTTGATGCCCTCCTTCCTCTGTCCACTTAGTGGTCTCTTCTACTTCAGCACCATATACTCCAGCACTTTGTTCCTCACCACGGTGAGTGTGGAGAGGTACCTTGGTGTAGCCTTCCCCCTCAAGTACAAACTCTACCGTAAGCCAAGCTATGCAGTGGTCATTAGTGGCTTCCTATGGGTCTTGTCGTTTGCCCATTGTAGCATTGTCTATATCACAGAGTACCACCATACTTCCGATGTCAACAGTAGTAAGCTTGTTTGCTATGATAACTTCACCGAGAAGCAGTTGGAAGTTCTGCTACCATTCCGTCTAGAGCTCGGACTTGTCCTGTTTTGCCTTCCTTTCCTTATAACCTGTTTCTGCTATGGAAGTTTCATCAAGATCCTTGTATCATCCCCACACATCCACAAGGACAAGAAGCAGAGAGCCATTGGCCTGGTTCTTACCACGCTTTGTGTCTTTGCTATATGTTTTGCTCCATACAACGCCTCCCATGTGGTTGGATTTATACAGAAGAGAAATTTAAAATGGCGGGAAGAGGCATTACTCTTAAGTACATTCAATGCAAGTCTGGACCCCATTATCTTCTACTTCTCCTCCACTGCTGTTCAGCACTCTTGCAAATGTTGCTTGATGAAGCTAAATATTTGCCATCCTAGTCCAGCTTTACATGCCATAATGGACAAGCAGAGCATGAAATTGAGTCAGCTACAGGATTTGGATAGCCAGATATACAGCTCAAAGTTCTGA